From Saimiri boliviensis isolate mSaiBol1 chromosome 9, mSaiBol1.pri, whole genome shotgun sequence, a single genomic window includes:
- the LOC101053972 gene encoding uncharacterized protein LOC101053972, producing the protein MEARLARTQVLTVGYLSMPHGCSWRMGEEWQRRLKTVFSTLSSVSFSDMKLKPGRRCVYFVRIFGEQMGGLFSAENRLFSALCQPDTWNLNPHENNGNKRKV; encoded by the exons atGGAGGCAAGACTTGCCAGAACCCAAGTTCTGACTGTTG GTtacctctccatgcctcatggcTGCAGCTGGAGAATGGGGGAGGAATGGCAGAGGCGTctcaagactgtcttttctacTCTCTCCAGCgtctctttcagtgatatgaagttaaaaccag GGAGACGGTGTGTATATTTTGTCAGAATATTTGGTGAGCAGATGGGTGGATTATTTTCAGCTGAAAACAGATTATTTTCAGCTCTCTGCCAACCAGACACTTG GAATCTGAATCCACATGAAAACAATGGCAACAAGAGAAAGGTGTAA